A region of Staphylococcus sp. IVB6181 DNA encodes the following proteins:
- a CDS encoding phage/plasmid primase, P4 family, which yields MYDNIPSELKQLKNWCVWKYQERNGKKTKIPFNAATGEFAKSNDSSTWSDYQTAVNCKGADGVGFFFEPPYVGIDLDNIEDDLHLYKNGERLDNIVAEFTDAFKSYTEVSPSGNGLHIIIKGKIPGNRKRKGNIKMYDSGRFFTMTGNKISKYSEINNVNPKVFKEIYSKYLPDNTIPIPTRNTVQTIHNLSEMDILNEIYKSKQARLFDDLMKGHWDRHYTSQSEADIAIANILAFWCAKDYSQMDSIFRQSGLYRDKWDEKRKNSTYGEQTLFKAINETSNIYTPKQEKEPLKYALDHIFEDYKDKPKEYPPRSWDDTGNADRFIDRYGNLYRFSYINNKFYIYDGTKWTLDDRGLIRKLIDEMIESMKREKIIVSEDTGEEDAQKEFQKFLKKTRGTQAKKNITNELMHRKPITPDQFDVDDMLLNVANGYVDLTSRELHPHDRNKMFSQIANTDYSEKMQPSVWLDFLNDIFDGNEEVIRYIQKALDYSLTGSTREQVMFILHGKGRNGKSIFVETISEILGDYSNNMQAKSLMVQKNDNVNTDIARLSKARFVTSSEPNEGFRFDEGLIKQLTGGDKVTARFLYAEEFEYQPKFKIWVSTNHKPIIRGTDDGIWRRLILIPFEVQIPEEKVDKDLKYKLLREAPAILNWMTEGAYMWMQEGLKMPDKLKEASQAYRTEMDVVEQFIEDECIKEDGARVKASMLYSAYKDWANENGVYKMDNNKFGKKMMEKFKRKRFNNGYHYLGIRTRERFDGLKNVLDQ from the coding sequence TTCGCTAAGTCTAACGATTCATCCACATGGAGTGATTATCAAACAGCAGTTAATTGTAAAGGTGCAGACGGTGTGGGGTTCTTCTTCGAACCTCCATACGTGGGCATTGATTTAGACAATATCGAAGATGATCTTCACTTGTATAAAAACGGGGAGCGTTTAGACAATATCGTGGCAGAATTCACTGATGCATTCAAAAGCTATACCGAAGTCAGTCCATCAGGCAACGGACTGCATATCATTATCAAAGGCAAAATACCTGGCAACCGCAAACGTAAAGGCAATATCAAAATGTACGACAGCGGACGCTTTTTCACAATGACAGGAAACAAAATCAGCAAATACTCAGAAATCAACAATGTCAATCCGAAAGTATTCAAAGAAATTTATAGCAAATATTTACCGGATAATACAATTCCGATTCCGACAAGAAATACAGTACAAACGATTCATAATTTGTCGGAAATGGATATTCTCAATGAAATTTATAAGTCGAAACAAGCTAGGCTGTTCGATGACTTGATGAAAGGTCATTGGGATAGACATTACACGTCGCAATCAGAAGCAGACATTGCAATAGCAAACATTTTAGCATTCTGGTGTGCGAAAGATTATTCTCAGATGGACAGTATTTTCAGACAATCAGGGCTTTATCGTGATAAGTGGGATGAAAAACGCAAAAACTCGACTTATGGCGAACAAACATTATTCAAAGCAATCAATGAAACCAGTAATATCTACACGCCTAAACAAGAAAAAGAACCATTGAAATATGCACTTGATCATATCTTTGAAGATTATAAAGACAAACCTAAAGAATATCCTCCAAGAAGCTGGGACGACACAGGCAACGCAGACAGATTTATAGACAGATACGGCAATCTTTACCGTTTCAGTTATATCAACAATAAATTTTACATTTACGACGGCACGAAGTGGACACTGGATGACAGAGGGTTAATCAGAAAACTAATTGATGAAATGATTGAAAGCATGAAACGTGAAAAAATTATTGTTTCAGAAGATACCGGAGAAGAAGATGCGCAGAAAGAGTTCCAAAAATTCTTGAAGAAAACCAGAGGAACACAAGCTAAGAAAAATATTACAAACGAATTAATGCACAGAAAGCCGATTACACCAGACCAATTTGACGTAGATGACATGCTGCTTAATGTTGCTAACGGTTATGTTGATTTAACAAGCCGAGAGTTACATCCACATGATAGAAATAAGATGTTCAGTCAGATTGCCAATACAGACTATTCAGAGAAGATGCAGCCTTCTGTATGGCTAGATTTTTTAAATGACATTTTTGACGGCAATGAAGAAGTTATCCGCTACATTCAAAAAGCACTCGATTATTCACTCACAGGCAGTACGAGAGAGCAGGTAATGTTTATCTTGCATGGTAAAGGACGTAACGGTAAAAGTATTTTTGTTGAAACAATTTCGGAAATATTAGGTGATTATTCAAACAATATGCAAGCCAAATCTTTGATGGTACAAAAGAACGACAACGTCAATACAGACATTGCCCGTTTAAGCAAAGCACGATTTGTCACATCATCCGAACCAAACGAAGGATTTCGATTTGATGAGGGGCTAATCAAGCAGCTTACAGGCGGAGATAAAGTTACAGCACGCTTCTTGTATGCAGAAGAGTTCGAATATCAACCTAAATTCAAAATTTGGGTGTCTACTAACCACAAACCGATAATCAGAGGTACTGATGACGGGATTTGGCGAAGATTGATACTGATTCCTTTTGAAGTACAGATACCTGAAGAAAAAGTAGATAAGGATCTAAAGTATAAACTTTTACGAGAAGCGCCTGCAATCCTTAACTGGATGACAGAGGGTGCATACATGTGGATGCAGGAAGGCTTAAAAATGCCAGATAAATTAAAAGAAGCAAGCCAAGCCTATCGTACTGAAATGGATGTCGTCGAACAGTTTATCGAAGATGAATGTATTAAAGAAGATGGTGCGAGAGTCAAAGCAAGTATGCTTTACAGTGCTTATAAAGATTGGGCGAATGAAAACGGTGTTTACAAAATGGATAACAATAAATTCGGTAAAAAAATGATGGAGAAATTCAAAAGAAAAAGATTTAACAATGGATACCATTATCTCGGAATTAGAACGAGAGAACGTTTTGATGGTTTGAAAAATGTTTTAGATCAGTGA
- a CDS encoding VRR-NUC domain-containing protein yields the protein MKKTEQAIQNEIILAANQRGHRLWRSNAGRIVTKDNRIVQLMPKGFPDTVGFRKTDGKFIVIEVKTESGRLRSEQIKFKKFAENMPILYGVARSVDDAIKIIEGDIN from the coding sequence ATGAAAAAAACAGAACAAGCAATACAAAACGAAATTATTTTAGCTGCTAATCAACGCGGTCACAGATTGTGGAGAAGCAACGCAGGAAGAATTGTTACAAAAGACAATCGAATTGTGCAGCTTATGCCTAAAGGTTTTCCAGATACAGTTGGATTCAGAAAAACAGACGGAAAATTTATTGTAATCGAAGTTAAAACTGAAAGTGGAAGATTACGATCAGAACAGATCAAATTTAAAAAGTTTGCAGAGAACATGCCGATACTTTATGGAGTAGCCCGCAGTGTGGACGATGCAATCAAAATTATAGAAGGTGATATTAATTGA
- a CDS encoding DUF3310 domain-containing protein encodes MEFTRQQFTKDEWIASMKFNIIKYATRLGRKDALDKELDKIIDYAQRLKEGL; translated from the coding sequence ATTGAATTTACACGTCAACAATTTACTAAAGATGAGTGGATTGCATCAATGAAGTTTAACATCATCAAATACGCCACAAGACTAGGTCGTAAAGACGCATTAGATAAAGAGCTGGATAAAATCATAGATTATGCACAACGTCTCAAGGAGGGGCTTTAA
- a CDS encoding YopX family protein, with protein sequence MIPKFREFDRERHRTDYQKGMSYGEQQDFDMGFTIWFDHIEDLDLIEKDGTINRIVMMSTGLKDKNGKEIYEGDILKWLGHHGHGWQATIYGFITYEKEQARFRLIEDNNEYYEDIYRISKIGEVVGNVYENPKLLERGSE encoded by the coding sequence ATGATACCTAAATTCAGAGAGTTTGATAGAGAAAGACATAGAACTGATTATCAGAAAGGCATGAGTTATGGTGAACAACAAGACTTTGATATGGGATTCACTATTTGGTTCGACCATATTGAAGACCTGGATTTAATCGAAAAAGATGGCACCATTAATAGAATTGTGATGATGTCGACTGGTCTGAAAGACAAAAACGGAAAAGAAATCTATGAGGGCGATATTCTTAAATGGTTAGGACATCATGGTCATGGATGGCAAGCTACAATATATGGTTTTATCACATATGAAAAGGAACAAGCAAGATTCAGATTAATTGAAGATAACAACGAATATTACGAAGATATTTATCGCATATCAAAAATCGGGGAAGTTGTTGGAAACGTTTATGAAAACCCTAAATTACTAGAGAGGGGCAGTGAATGA
- a CDS encoding dUTPase, translating to MTNTITVDQLKELLQIQKEFDDRIPTLNLEDSKVAYIVEFFEWFNTLETFKNWKKQPGKPLDVQLDELADLLAFGLSIANQSCNEDEKEELVDNLYSWIQKREKGGKFDLSKKDNTLTIVKLLPLMILSDSDESVLDAVTSPFGYAKNYYSINQLVEAYKKKMQRNHDRQDGKADKDKGYV from the coding sequence ATGACTAACACAATTACAGTGGATCAATTAAAAGAATTATTGCAGATTCAAAAGGAATTTGATGACAGAATACCAACTTTAAACCTAGAAGATAGCAAAGTAGCTTACATTGTAGAATTCTTTGAATGGTTTAATACTCTAGAAACTTTTAAAAATTGGAAAAAGCAACCAGGCAAACCATTAGATGTACAGTTAGATGAGTTGGCTGACTTATTGGCATTTGGATTGAGTATAGCGAATCAATCTTGTAACGAAGATGAAAAAGAAGAATTAGTAGACAATTTATATTCTTGGATTCAAAAAAGAGAAAAGGGTGGTAAATTCGATTTGTCTAAAAAAGATAACACGCTGACTATTGTTAAGTTACTCCCCCTTATGATTTTGAGTGATAGTGATGAATCTGTGTTAGATGCAGTTACTTCACCATTTGGCTACGCAAAAAATTACTATTCAATCAACCAACTCGTTGAAGCATACAAAAAGAAAATGCAACGTAATCACGATAGACAAGACGGTAAAGCAGATAAAGACAAAGGATATGTGTAA
- the rinB gene encoding transcriptional activator RinB, with protein sequence MIKPILKIILTLTLYEAAKYITEQLIIYRTQNDDVEAPADFDINDHIHLNDLKAEVSD encoded by the coding sequence ATGATTAAACCGATACTCAAAATAATCTTAACGCTTACACTATACGAAGCAGCTAAATACATCACTGAACAACTTATCATTTACCGTACACAGAACGATGATGTGGAAGCACCTGCAGACTTCGATATAAACGATCACATACATCTTAATGATTTAAAAGCAGAGGTGAGTGATTAA
- a CDS encoding HNH endonuclease: protein MSVDIKPGTFKYIESEIYNHQDNKKEINRLRMEILNPYKEADSNIIYGPMQKGEPTRTTEVMATRLLTNKMLRNNDPEYLRFYKSKQWQKMREIVLMENDYICKSCGRQAQMVDHIIPTKADWSKRLEKENLQPLCYECHNRKTKREQKEVPHIKERGR, encoded by the coding sequence ATGAGTGTAGATATAAAACCTGGGACTTTTAAATATATTGAGTCCGAAATATATAACCATCAAGATAATAAGAAAGAAATTAATAGGTTGAGGATGGAAATATTAAATCCATATAAAGAAGCAGACTCTAATATTATATACGGACCAATGCAAAAAGGAGAGCCAACACGCACAACAGAAGTTATGGCTACTCGCTTACTTACTAATAAGATGTTACGTAACAATGATCCTGAATACTTACGCTTTTATAAGTCTAAGCAGTGGCAGAAGATGCGTGAAATTGTATTGATGGAGAATGATTATATTTGTAAATCTTGTGGACGACAAGCACAAATGGTTGACCATATTATCCCAACAAAAGCTGATTGGTCAAAACGGTTGGAAAAAGAAAACTTACAGCCATTGTGTTACGAATGCCACAACAGAAAAACGAAACGAGAACAAAAGGAAGTCCCCCACATCAAAGAACGGGGGCGGTGA
- a CDS encoding phage terminase small subunit P27 family has translation MAGRPRKLLNNTKKNYTKEEIIEKKRQEAQLNKFSKIDSQPPDFLDDIAKEEYLRILPYMQELPISNLDKAQLSQYCSFYSDFVRASLHLEETGGVLIEGTNGEPKVNPAFTAKEKAGTRMQQVANTLGLTIDSRLRIVVPEEKEVDDPFKEFVSDD, from the coding sequence ATGGCAGGTAGACCTCGAAAACTTCTGAATAATACAAAGAAAAATTATACAAAGGAAGAAATAATTGAAAAAAAACGCCAAGAAGCACAATTAAACAAATTTTCAAAAATAGATTCACAACCACCCGACTTTTTAGATGACATTGCCAAGGAAGAATACCTAAGAATATTGCCGTATATGCAAGAATTACCCATATCAAACTTGGATAAAGCGCAACTCTCGCAATATTGCAGTTTTTACAGTGACTTTGTTAGAGCGAGCTTGCATCTTGAAGAGACTGGCGGGGTATTAATCGAAGGAACGAATGGAGAGCCGAAAGTGAACCCGGCTTTTACTGCTAAAGAGAAAGCAGGTACGCGAATGCAACAAGTAGCTAACACGCTAGGATTAACAATCGATAGTAGATTACGCATTGTTGTTCCTGAAGAAAAAGAAGTTGATGATCCGTTTAAAGAATTTGTGAGTGACGACTAA